In Rhodococcus sp. OK302, one genomic interval encodes:
- a CDS encoding M23 family metallopeptidase, translating to MTNRHAQAEFTGAMEVPIEMDTSMRRTPLIVVTCAVLLVGCSATVDSAGSNTSPTTATDPRGGIPPGYPLDVDVMAPLVITTLGPDPIPVTGTDGKVHVAYEISVLNVSPRPATITTLDTLAGGPDGKVVASLDKDEVLARTFLLANFEAAPVTDIPVGRPVVLVLDDVYDTRADVPAEVTHRLVTTYGEFVIPNSGLAARYPDTVTQIGGGVTTGTGSPVIIGPPLAGDGWVAANGCCVITSHRGAMMAVGGRINGTERYAIDWMRIDANNPGLSSSRGDGSKNEDYFAYDAPLLAVADGTVVAVVSDKQDEPPHQVNSNLTFDQLGGNYVIIDIGEGNYAFYAHMIPGSASVKLGDKVSRGQVIGNLGNSGNTTEVHLHFHISRAPTPLSGDNVPYEIDGFTFVGSTDTDTLVKGPNAGERTDQLPLNLDVINFPK from the coding sequence GTGACTAATCGACATGCACAGGCTGAATTCACGGGCGCCATGGAAGTGCCGATCGAAATGGATACGTCGATGCGCAGAACTCCCTTGATCGTCGTCACCTGTGCCGTCTTACTCGTGGGGTGCTCGGCGACTGTCGATTCAGCTGGATCGAATACCTCACCGACTACGGCGACTGACCCGCGCGGCGGTATTCCACCGGGCTACCCCCTTGATGTTGATGTGATGGCGCCCCTTGTCATCACGACACTGGGACCGGATCCGATTCCCGTCACCGGTACCGACGGCAAGGTCCACGTCGCCTACGAAATATCGGTGCTCAACGTCTCGCCGCGGCCCGCGACAATCACGACGCTGGACACGCTGGCCGGTGGACCGGACGGCAAGGTAGTGGCGAGCCTGGACAAGGACGAGGTGCTGGCTCGCACGTTCCTGTTGGCGAACTTCGAGGCGGCGCCGGTTACCGACATTCCCGTCGGGCGCCCGGTTGTGCTGGTACTCGACGACGTCTATGACACCCGCGCCGACGTTCCGGCTGAGGTGACCCACCGCTTGGTCACCACGTACGGCGAGTTCGTCATACCGAATTCCGGACTTGCGGCGAGGTATCCGGACACCGTGACTCAGATCGGTGGAGGCGTCACGACTGGGACAGGCTCGCCGGTGATCATCGGCCCGCCGCTCGCCGGAGACGGGTGGGTCGCAGCCAATGGGTGTTGCGTGATCACCTCGCACCGCGGGGCGATGATGGCGGTCGGTGGACGGATAAACGGCACCGAGCGATATGCCATCGATTGGATGCGGATCGATGCGAATAACCCCGGGCTGAGTTCCAGCAGGGGTGACGGCTCGAAGAACGAGGACTACTTTGCCTACGACGCACCGCTGTTGGCGGTAGCCGACGGCACGGTTGTGGCCGTCGTGTCGGACAAGCAGGACGAGCCGCCGCACCAGGTAAACAGCAACCTCACGTTCGATCAGCTCGGTGGCAACTATGTAATCATCGACATCGGTGAGGGCAATTACGCCTTCTACGCGCACATGATTCCCGGATCAGCCTCAGTGAAGCTGGGCGACAAGGTTTCTCGCGGTCAGGTTATCGGAAATCTGGGAAACTCGGGCAACACCACCGAGGTTCACTTGCACTTTCATATCTCGCGGGCCCCGACACCATTGTCCGGCGACAACGTGCCCTACGAAATCGACGGTTTCACATTCGTTGGTTCGACGGACACGGACACCCTCGTCAAGGGGCCGAATGCCGGTGAGCGAACCGATCAGCTTCCGCTCAATCTGGATGTCATCAACTTTCCCAAATGA
- a CDS encoding three-helix bundle dimerization domain-containing protein produces MTADDELLQVERIISRLIARYPAVSPTEIEQDVRIVYRRLAGGRIRDFVPLLVEKAARRDIADWMSESAS; encoded by the coding sequence ATGACCGCCGACGACGAGTTACTCCAGGTCGAACGCATAATCTCGCGCCTGATCGCTCGATATCCGGCCGTCTCACCGACAGAAATCGAACAAGACGTGCGGATTGTTTACAGGCGCTTGGCCGGCGGGCGAATACGTGATTTTGTGCCACTCCTCGTAGAAAAGGCGGCCCGACGCGACATTGCTGACTGGATGTCGGAGAGTGCCTCGTGA
- a CDS encoding CHAP domain-containing protein, translating to MPNEQNPTRSKLVGLVGFCVILALLIAGGLWWVNHDGDALAGDKLNSFPTVNHSELSSAQSELVTSLKQEWESGDPGTKYAEGVEESWCADFVSWNMNQIGAPFFNPNSSSWRIPGVYTLQEYYESVERFVPYGQDYQPKVGDTILYSGASPYGQHVNIVLANDSGTLTTIGGNENNSVMIHRIDPAEVTGIVGFGTF from the coding sequence ATGCCAAATGAACAGAATCCGACCAGATCCAAGCTCGTGGGTCTGGTCGGATTCTGCGTAATACTGGCACTCCTGATCGCCGGCGGACTCTGGTGGGTCAACCACGACGGCGACGCTCTGGCGGGCGATAAGCTCAACTCCTTCCCCACTGTTAACCACAGCGAATTAAGTTCCGCACAAAGCGAATTGGTGACCAGCCTGAAACAGGAATGGGAATCCGGCGACCCGGGCACCAAATACGCCGAGGGCGTCGAAGAGTCTTGGTGTGCAGACTTTGTCAGCTGGAACATGAACCAGATCGGTGCGCCGTTTTTCAACCCGAACTCGAGTTCCTGGCGAATCCCCGGCGTCTACACGCTGCAGGAGTACTACGAATCAGTCGAACGCTTCGTGCCGTACGGCCAGGACTATCAACCCAAGGTCGGGGACACGATCTTGTACAGCGGCGCCAGTCCCTACGGCCAGCATGTGAATATCGTGCTGGCCAATGACTCCGGCACCCTCACCACCATCGGTGGCAACGAGAACAATTCGGTGATGATCCACCGCATCGATCCGGCCGAAGTCACTGGAATCGTCGGTTTCGGCACGTTCTGA
- the ppk2 gene encoding polyphosphate kinase 2, whose amino-acid sequence MGKNSKHRERENSELEMSRPDPVVPSEPMKYKEYRHDLKPIQAELVALQEWVKASGAKVCIVFEGRDTAGKGGVIKAITERVSPRVFRVVALPAPTPRERTQMYVQRYIPHLPAGGEIVIFDRSWYNRAGVERVMGFCTDEQARQFLQLIPTVERAIVESGVILLKYWLEVSEEQQMLRLQSRIDDPRKIWKLSDLDLKSYSRWYDYSRARDEMFRFTDTGWAPWFVALTDDKKRGRLNIISHILSQIPYEPLERPDVSLPKRQKPQGYETPPQPLHWIPTPY is encoded by the coding sequence GTGGGCAAGAACTCGAAGCACCGCGAACGAGAGAATTCCGAACTCGAGATGTCCCGGCCTGACCCTGTCGTGCCCTCCGAGCCCATGAAGTACAAGGAATATCGCCACGATCTCAAACCGATCCAAGCCGAACTCGTCGCACTGCAGGAATGGGTCAAGGCATCTGGCGCGAAAGTCTGCATCGTGTTCGAGGGCCGCGATACGGCCGGCAAGGGTGGAGTGATCAAAGCGATCACCGAACGAGTGAGCCCTCGGGTATTCCGAGTAGTCGCGCTACCCGCCCCGACTCCGCGCGAGCGAACGCAGATGTACGTGCAGCGGTACATTCCGCATCTACCGGCAGGCGGGGAGATCGTCATCTTCGACCGCAGTTGGTACAACCGCGCCGGAGTCGAACGGGTAATGGGATTTTGCACCGACGAGCAAGCCCGTCAGTTCCTCCAACTTATCCCGACGGTCGAACGCGCGATCGTGGAATCCGGCGTCATCCTGCTGAAATACTGGCTCGAAGTGAGCGAGGAGCAGCAGATGCTGCGTCTGCAAAGCCGGATCGACGACCCCCGGAAAATCTGGAAACTCTCCGATCTCGATCTGAAGTCGTACAGCCGTTGGTACGACTATTCACGGGCGCGTGACGAGATGTTCCGCTTCACCGATACCGGTTGGGCGCCCTGGTTTGTCGCGTTGACTGACGACAAGAAACGCGGACGGCTCAACATCATCAGCCACATATTGAGCCAGATCCCGTACGAACCGTTGGAACGCCCCGATGTCTCTCTGCCGAAGCGGCAGAAACCCCAAGGCTACGAGACGCCGCCGCAACCGCTGCACTGGATTCCGACACCCTACTGA
- a CDS encoding SHOCT domain-containing protein — protein MEGFWEFFWFIFVCFAFVAYLSVLFSIITDLFRDHDTSGWIKAMWIVFLFVIPFLSAMIYVVARGDGMARRSMAVAKQQMHAQEDYVRNVAGKSPADHISDAKALLDSGAINEDEFNALKMKTLM, from the coding sequence ATGGAAGGTTTTTGGGAGTTTTTCTGGTTTATCTTCGTCTGTTTCGCCTTTGTCGCCTATTTGAGCGTGTTGTTCTCGATCATTACCGACTTGTTCAGAGATCACGACACCTCCGGTTGGATCAAGGCAATGTGGATCGTTTTCCTCTTTGTCATTCCCTTCCTGTCGGCGATGATCTACGTCGTTGCCCGCGGCGACGGTATGGCTCGGCGGTCGATGGCCGTGGCCAAGCAACAGATGCACGCGCAGGAAGATTACGTTCGGAACGTCGCGGGAAAGTCTCCGGCCGACCATATTTCGGATGCCAAGGCACTGCTCGATTCCGGTGCGATCAACGAAGACGAGTTCAACGCGCTCAAGATGAAGACGTTGATGTAG
- a CDS encoding PLDc N-terminal domain-containing protein has translation MDSFWTVFWLGAISLALLSYLVLLFEISADLFRDHEESGWNRALWVCFLLLVPFVSGLVYVILKSDGMAERSRIAEGRVRPS, from the coding sequence ATGGATTCTTTTTGGACCGTATTCTGGCTTGGCGCCATCAGTCTGGCGCTGCTCTCGTACCTTGTGCTGCTGTTCGAGATCAGCGCCGACCTTTTCCGTGACCACGAGGAGTCAGGCTGGAACCGGGCGCTCTGGGTGTGCTTCCTGCTCTTGGTTCCGTTTGTGTCCGGCCTGGTCTACGTGATTCTGAAAAGCGACGGTATGGCCGAACGGTCCCGAATCGCCGAAGGCCGCGTCAGACCTTCTTGA
- a CDS encoding TetR/AcrR family transcriptional regulator, protein MGTENLGLRERKRIATRALIERTAVQLVLDLGYDAVTVERICEACELSTRTFFNYFPTKDAAIGGIAIEVPPTAVISELLAAHRGDPLRGALAVFAEAMKIMDERPDLLVHRKQLFVRHPTLLQQHLATFHELEDTLTRMLTHELLERPDSHRLPTDTDAVDEATATVIIAGAAMRYVFRAWQNGERDRPRSELVDPALTLMSQILRSDR, encoded by the coding sequence ATGGGCACCGAAAATCTGGGTCTGCGTGAGCGCAAACGAATTGCAACCCGAGCATTGATCGAGCGCACCGCTGTCCAACTCGTACTCGATCTCGGTTACGACGCAGTGACCGTGGAACGCATCTGTGAAGCCTGCGAACTATCGACTCGGACGTTCTTCAACTACTTCCCGACAAAGGACGCGGCAATCGGCGGAATCGCAATCGAGGTTCCCCCCACCGCAGTAATCTCCGAACTCCTCGCTGCACATCGAGGCGACCCACTCCGCGGAGCGCTCGCGGTCTTCGCCGAGGCGATGAAGATCATGGACGAACGACCAGACCTCCTCGTCCATCGAAAACAACTGTTCGTGCGGCACCCAACCTTGCTCCAACAGCATCTTGCGACGTTCCACGAACTCGAAGACACGCTTACCAGAATGCTCACGCACGAACTGCTCGAACGTCCGGACAGTCATCGACTACCCACTGACACTGACGCAGTCGATGAAGCTACCGCCACGGTTATCATCGCCGGCGCAGCAATGCGATACGTCTTCCGGGCCTGGCAGAACGGCGAAAGAGACCGTCCACGATCAGAACTCGTGGATCCGGCACTGACGTTGATGTCCCAGATTCTCCGATCCGACCGCTAG
- a CDS encoding SulP family inorganic anion transporter, producing MSWTESLGRLPGIATARGYRREWLRTDITAGFVLTALLIPAGMGYAEAAGLPAYAGLYATIVPLLAYAVVGPSKILVLGPDSSLAPLIAAAVLPLAIVGDSENALALAGVLAILVGLILLIGGFLHLGFVTELLSKPIRLGYLNAIALVVVVGQLPKLLGFSVDASGLLDELGEIGKSVANGGIDPVAAAVGIGSLAVIIAFRLWVPVVPGVLVAVVGAIILSAAAGLTDQIGMVGALPEGLPLPSVGGVTWQDVGNLIGPAAGIALIAFADTGVLSRTFAARHGEDVNGSTEMKAIGVANVAGGLFGGFPISASGSRTPVAEQSGAHTQLAGVVGALAVLVFILVAPGLTAYLPDATLAAVVIVAASALIDIGGMVRMWHMSTVEFGLAVAAFLGVALVGVLQGILVAIGLSLAAVIAQVWQPHRTELVETGDPLGFHDIQRHPNGRRIPGLVLVRFDAPLFFANGEIFDEYVRSVVDKAPAPVEWVVIASEPITGLDTTAVDELVDLDTFLEGRGIRLAFAELKGPIKDRLIKFGVGERFDSTHFFPTVDAAVNAFKGRNDVPDDS from the coding sequence ATGTCCTGGACTGAGAGTCTCGGCCGACTACCCGGGATCGCAACTGCCCGCGGGTACCGTCGTGAATGGCTCCGGACAGACATCACTGCCGGCTTCGTCCTCACGGCCCTACTGATCCCAGCGGGCATGGGCTACGCCGAAGCTGCCGGGCTTCCCGCGTACGCCGGACTCTACGCAACCATCGTGCCACTCCTGGCCTATGCGGTGGTGGGACCGTCGAAAATCCTTGTGTTGGGTCCGGATTCATCGTTGGCACCACTCATCGCCGCCGCGGTTCTGCCGCTGGCCATAGTCGGTGATTCCGAAAACGCACTTGCACTCGCCGGCGTCCTGGCCATCCTCGTCGGCCTCATCCTCCTGATCGGCGGGTTCCTGCATCTCGGTTTCGTGACCGAACTGCTCTCCAAGCCGATCCGACTCGGGTATCTCAATGCCATTGCTCTGGTTGTCGTTGTCGGCCAACTCCCCAAACTCCTGGGGTTCTCGGTCGACGCGTCCGGCCTACTCGACGAATTGGGCGAGATCGGAAAATCCGTAGCGAACGGTGGCATCGACCCCGTCGCCGCTGCCGTCGGAATCGGCTCGCTCGCCGTCATCATTGCGTTCCGGCTCTGGGTCCCCGTCGTTCCCGGTGTCCTGGTGGCTGTCGTCGGGGCAATCATTCTGTCTGCAGCGGCCGGTCTCACCGATCAGATCGGAATGGTGGGTGCGCTACCCGAAGGTCTACCGCTGCCGTCGGTCGGCGGCGTTACCTGGCAGGACGTCGGAAACCTGATCGGTCCCGCAGCCGGTATCGCTCTGATCGCGTTTGCCGACACCGGCGTACTCTCGCGCACCTTCGCAGCCCGACACGGCGAGGACGTCAACGGCAGCACCGAGATGAAGGCCATCGGTGTCGCCAATGTGGCCGGCGGATTGTTCGGTGGATTCCCGATCTCGGCAAGCGGATCACGAACGCCGGTAGCCGAACAGAGCGGTGCCCATACACAATTGGCGGGCGTCGTCGGCGCACTGGCCGTATTGGTGTTCATACTCGTTGCCCCCGGACTCACCGCGTATCTGCCTGATGCAACTCTCGCGGCCGTCGTCATCGTCGCGGCAAGCGCGCTGATCGACATCGGCGGCATGGTCCGGATGTGGCACATGAGCACCGTCGAGTTCGGACTCGCTGTCGCCGCGTTTCTCGGAGTTGCACTCGTCGGAGTTCTGCAGGGAATTCTGGTCGCGATCGGGCTCTCGTTGGCAGCGGTGATCGCCCAGGTGTGGCAGCCGCACCGAACTGAACTCGTGGAAACGGGTGACCCGCTGGGATTCCACGACATTCAAAGGCACCCGAACGGGCGTCGCATCCCCGGCTTGGTGCTGGTGCGTTTCGACGCTCCACTCTTTTTTGCAAACGGCGAAATCTTCGACGAGTACGTGCGCTCGGTTGTCGACAAGGCTCCGGCCCCCGTCGAATGGGTCGTCATCGCGTCCGAGCCGATCACCGGCCTCGACACCACTGCCGTCGACGAACTCGTCGATCTGGACACCTTCCTCGAAGGCCGAGGAATCCGGCTGGCCTTCGCGGAACTGAAGGGTCCGATAAAGGACAGGCTGATCAAATTCGGCGTGGGCGAGCGGTTCGATTCGACGCACTTCTTCCCCACCGTCGATGCTGCCGTGAACGCCTTCAAGGGTCGCAACGACGTTCCGGACGACAGCTGA
- a CDS encoding cation-translocating P-type ATPase produces the protein MSHTEPAPRDRAPTPHSESKEWFARSTESVLSDLGSDPAAGLTAGEVEERRRRYGSNTIASAPTPSMWSIALAQLKDPMNLMLVVVAVVSIAIGEIPTAIVVAVLVVLNVVLGTRQEVKARASVDALAKMQTPQARVIRGGILTQLDATELVPGDVVELEAGDIVAADGRLLASTTLETQEAALTGESAPVPKDPETLATTDVALGDRSNMVFQNTSVTRGTATMVVTETGMQTQIGQIASMLSAVAPGKSPLQRELDTLTKILGIIAWTAVTIIVIIGVIRGQDLTTLLLLGIAMGVSAIPTGLPTFVQAMLAYGARQLADAKAVVKNLTDVETLGATSAINSDKTGTLTMNQMTVRSLYVHGRWYTVEGEGYAKTGRITQVAGEAPPDFTLLAYGLCLDSDATVSDAGDVVGDPTEAALVVLAAKIGVDAPLTRRTYPRVATVPFDSAYKFMATFHHLQVDGGTQFVELVKGGPDVLLARCGSAFLPGRRPVPIDEVREELTAANLAMSEKGLRVLAFAVKRLDGQEDAVKADPISFVDDLTFVGMAGIIDPLRPEAVESVRTAHTAGIHVRMITGDHAITASAIGAELGLGPGAIGGAELQDLTDEDLEAALPNLHVFGRVTPQDKLRLVGVMQKSGAVVAMTGDAVNDAAALKKADIGVAMGSGSEVTKQAGKMVLTDDNFGTLITAISLGRNIYGKIVSYIRYQMSKLFSLVFLFLAASIFNINEGVALTPLMVLFQHFFITLFPVAVIMLDPPAPDLMNKPPRDPKMPIANRGALVQWLAYGVLQFAVTLAAMLLAPGAMSTTEGNVPMTTAFVVLSFGSILGGLAMRRDPESGLIPPVLGALKILTIPTVVTVFAVEAGFFQDLLMTTSLTGGQWLTCLGWSLIVPIVVEADKALRRRRLTQPPTPIPATTAVDPQRAR, from the coding sequence ATGAGCCACACGGAACCCGCGCCGCGCGACCGGGCGCCCACCCCCCATTCTGAGTCGAAGGAATGGTTTGCCCGCAGCACAGAGTCCGTGCTGTCCGACTTGGGCTCAGATCCGGCGGCCGGTCTGACCGCCGGTGAAGTGGAGGAACGCCGCCGTCGATACGGGTCCAACACAATCGCTTCGGCGCCTACGCCTTCGATGTGGTCGATCGCGCTGGCGCAGTTGAAGGATCCGATGAACCTGATGCTGGTTGTGGTGGCGGTGGTCAGCATCGCCATCGGTGAGATCCCGACGGCGATCGTGGTCGCGGTCCTCGTTGTGCTCAACGTGGTGCTCGGTACGAGGCAAGAGGTGAAGGCGCGCGCCAGTGTGGACGCATTGGCGAAAATGCAGACGCCACAAGCACGCGTGATTCGTGGCGGGATACTGACCCAGCTCGATGCCACCGAACTCGTGCCCGGCGACGTCGTCGAACTCGAGGCCGGCGATATCGTCGCCGCCGACGGCAGGCTCCTTGCCTCAACCACCTTGGAGACGCAAGAAGCCGCACTGACTGGCGAAAGTGCACCGGTCCCGAAGGACCCAGAGACACTCGCCACCACCGACGTTGCTTTGGGCGACCGCAGCAACATGGTCTTCCAGAACACCTCGGTCACTCGCGGTACCGCCACCATGGTGGTCACGGAAACGGGGATGCAGACCCAGATCGGCCAGATCGCGTCGATGCTGTCAGCGGTTGCACCCGGAAAATCACCGCTGCAGCGCGAACTCGATACGCTCACAAAGATTCTCGGAATTATCGCCTGGACGGCGGTGACCATCATCGTGATCATCGGAGTGATTCGCGGGCAGGACCTGACGACGCTTCTCCTACTGGGAATTGCGATGGGTGTCTCTGCGATCCCGACAGGCTTGCCGACATTCGTCCAAGCCATGCTGGCTTACGGCGCACGGCAGTTGGCCGACGCGAAAGCCGTCGTGAAGAACCTGACCGATGTCGAGACGCTAGGTGCGACGAGCGCGATCAACTCCGATAAGACCGGCACACTGACGATGAATCAGATGACGGTTCGGTCGCTGTACGTCCACGGCCGGTGGTACACGGTCGAGGGCGAGGGTTACGCCAAGACCGGGAGAATCACCCAGGTTGCCGGCGAGGCACCGCCGGACTTCACGCTGCTCGCCTACGGATTGTGCCTCGACAGCGATGCCACGGTCTCCGACGCCGGAGATGTAGTCGGTGATCCGACCGAGGCTGCGCTCGTTGTGCTCGCGGCCAAGATCGGCGTCGACGCCCCACTCACGAGGCGCACGTACCCGCGCGTTGCGACGGTGCCGTTCGACTCCGCGTACAAGTTCATGGCGACGTTTCATCACCTCCAGGTCGACGGCGGCACGCAATTCGTGGAACTGGTCAAGGGTGGCCCCGACGTGCTTCTGGCCCGGTGCGGGAGTGCGTTCTTGCCCGGCCGTCGACCCGTGCCGATCGACGAAGTCCGCGAGGAACTGACAGCAGCCAACCTGGCCATGTCCGAGAAAGGGCTTCGGGTCCTGGCTTTCGCCGTCAAACGACTCGACGGGCAGGAAGATGCCGTGAAGGCCGACCCCATTTCCTTTGTCGACGACCTCACGTTCGTCGGTATGGCCGGCATCATCGATCCCCTTCGTCCGGAGGCCGTCGAATCGGTGCGCACCGCCCACACCGCCGGCATTCACGTCCGCATGATCACCGGCGACCATGCAATCACGGCTTCCGCGATCGGCGCCGAGCTCGGACTGGGCCCGGGTGCGATCGGAGGCGCCGAACTCCAGGACCTGACCGACGAAGACCTGGAAGCTGCGCTCCCGAATCTGCACGTCTTCGGCCGAGTCACACCGCAGGACAAACTGCGATTGGTCGGCGTCATGCAGAAGAGTGGCGCGGTGGTCGCGATGACCGGCGATGCCGTCAACGACGCCGCAGCGTTGAAGAAAGCCGACATCGGCGTCGCCATGGGTTCGGGCAGCGAGGTCACCAAACAAGCGGGCAAGATGGTACTCACCGACGACAACTTCGGAACTCTGATCACCGCAATCAGCTTGGGCCGCAACATCTACGGCAAGATCGTTTCCTACATCCGCTATCAGATGTCGAAACTGTTCTCACTGGTTTTCCTGTTCCTCGCCGCAAGCATCTTCAACATCAACGAAGGGGTGGCGCTCACCCCACTGATGGTGCTCTTCCAGCATTTTTTCATCACCCTGTTCCCCGTCGCCGTGATCATGCTCGACCCACCCGCGCCGGATCTGATGAACAAGCCTCCCCGCGACCCGAAAATGCCGATCGCCAACCGCGGCGCGCTCGTCCAGTGGCTGGCGTACGGCGTCCTCCAGTTCGCCGTCACGCTTGCCGCGATGCTTCTCGCCCCTGGCGCCATGAGTACCACCGAGGGGAACGTCCCCATGACCACAGCATTTGTCGTCCTGTCCTTCGGGTCCATCCTCGGCGGACTCGCCATGCGCCGCGATCCGGAATCCGGTCTGATCCCACCAGTGCTCGGCGCCCTCAAAATCCTGACGATCCCGACCGTCGTCACGGTTTTCGCAGTCGAAGCGGGCTTCTTCCAAGATCTCCTCATGACGACCTCGTTGACGGGCGGCCAGTGGCTAACCTGTCTCGGGTGGTCGCTGATCGTCCCGATCGTCGTCGAAGCAGACAAAGCGCTACGACGCCGTCGCCTCACACAGCCTCCGACGCCGATCCCCGCCACCACTGCGGTCGACCCCCAACGCGCACGCTGA
- a CDS encoding zinc ribbon domain-containing protein YjdM produces the protein MEDTLPPCPECSSEFTYEMGALMVCPECAHEWAPAEAVAEEDGVIKDAVGNILADGDTVTVIKTLKVKGSPTGIKSGTKVRNIRLVQGIGDHDIDCKVDGIGPMQLKSSVVKKV, from the coding sequence GTGGAAGACACCTTACCTCCGTGCCCCGAATGTTCCAGCGAATTCACCTACGAAATGGGTGCACTCATGGTCTGCCCCGAATGCGCGCACGAATGGGCGCCGGCAGAAGCAGTTGCCGAAGAAGACGGTGTCATCAAGGATGCAGTCGGCAACATCCTGGCTGACGGTGACACCGTTACAGTCATCAAAACGCTCAAGGTGAAGGGCAGTCCTACCGGCATCAAATCCGGAACCAAGGTGCGAAACATCCGTCTGGTTCAGGGAATTGGTGACCACGACATCGATTGCAAAGTCGACGGAATCGGCCCGATGCAACTCAAGTCGAGCGTCGTCAAGAAGGTCTGA
- a CDS encoding MDR family MFS transporter, translating to MSTQEVAPDADELETASDKRSIILVFAGLMITMLLASLDQMIFSTALPTIVGELNGVNHMVWITTGYILASTIMMPVYGKLGDLIGRKGLFIGAICIFIVGSIIGGLSHDMTTLIAGRAVQGLGGGGLILLAQAIIADVVPARQRGRYMGAMGGVFAIAAVAGPLLGGWFTEGVGWRWAFWINVPLGLLAIASAMAFLHLPKPKLGKPSIDYPGMILVATSATCLILFTTWGGNTYAWGSAVIIGLVIGCIVSAVAFVFVERRATEPVIPMHLFSERNFVLTTVAGLVIGIAMFGALAYLPTYIQMVTGKNATEAGLMMIPMMAGMLVASTASGQIISKTGRYKMFPILGTSIVAVALVLLSRLTPSTPLIVFGIYITILGVGIGLVMQILILIVQNTFPAAEVGTATASNNFFRQIGASLGSALVGSLFASRLTDILTERLPAAGGAVSDNENSLTPAILWKLPAQIREIIVGAYNDALAPIFMYIVPLVIVAVILLTFIKEKPLATTIDRSAPPLE from the coding sequence ATGTCCACTCAAGAGGTTGCGCCCGACGCAGACGAACTGGAAACCGCGTCGGATAAACGCTCGATCATCCTGGTCTTTGCCGGGTTGATGATCACGATGCTCCTGGCGTCCCTCGACCAGATGATTTTCAGTACCGCATTGCCCACCATCGTGGGCGAATTGAACGGTGTCAATCACATGGTGTGGATCACGACGGGATACATCCTCGCGTCGACGATCATGATGCCTGTGTACGGGAAGCTAGGCGACCTCATCGGCCGCAAAGGCCTGTTCATCGGGGCTATCTGCATTTTCATCGTCGGCTCGATTATCGGCGGACTGTCCCACGACATGACCACCCTCATCGCCGGGCGCGCGGTACAAGGCCTCGGCGGCGGCGGTTTGATTCTGCTGGCGCAGGCGATCATCGCCGACGTCGTGCCTGCCAGGCAGCGCGGCCGGTACATGGGTGCGATGGGCGGCGTTTTTGCGATCGCAGCAGTCGCCGGCCCGCTACTGGGTGGCTGGTTCACCGAGGGAGTCGGCTGGCGCTGGGCCTTCTGGATCAACGTGCCACTCGGTTTGCTCGCGATAGCCAGCGCGATGGCATTCCTCCACTTGCCCAAGCCCAAGCTCGGCAAGCCGAGCATCGACTATCCCGGCATGATCCTCGTCGCGACTTCTGCCACCTGCCTCATCCTGTTCACTACCTGGGGCGGCAACACCTACGCCTGGGGCTCAGCCGTCATCATCGGACTTGTCATCGGCTGCATTGTTTCCGCAGTCGCGTTTGTGTTCGTCGAACGCCGCGCAACCGAACCAGTCATTCCCATGCACCTGTTCTCGGAGCGCAATTTTGTCCTCACCACCGTCGCGGGGCTTGTCATCGGCATCGCGATGTTCGGTGCGCTGGCTTACCTGCCCACCTACATTCAGATGGTGACCGGCAAGAACGCCACCGAAGCCGGCCTGATGATGATTCCCATGATGGCAGGAATGCTGGTCGCCTCTACCGCCTCCGGACAGATCATCAGCAAGACCGGGCGATACAAAATGTTTCCGATCCTCGGCACGTCGATCGTCGCCGTGGCATTGGTTTTGCTCTCGAGGCTGACACCGTCGACGCCACTGATCGTCTTCGGCATTTACATCACAATCCTCGGCGTGGGAATCGGACTCGTCATGCAGATTTTGATTCTGATAGTCCAGAACACCTTCCCCGCAGCCGAAGTCGGAACTGCGACTGCGTCGAACAACTTCTTCCGTCAGATCGGCGCTTCCCTGGGTAGTGCGCTTGTCGGCAGCCTGTTCGCATCCCGTCTGACCGATATTCTGACCGAGCGATTGCCTGCCGCCGGCGGAGCTGTCAGCGACAATGAGAATTCGTTGACACCCGCAATCCTCTGGAAGCTACCGGCCCAGATCCGCGAGATCATCGTCGGTGCATACAACGACGCCTTGGCACCGATCTTCATGTACATCGTGCCCCTCGTAATCGTCGCAGTCATCCTGCTGACCTTCATCAAGGAAAAGCCCCTCGCCACTACGATCGATCGATCTGCTCCACCCCTCGAGTGA